The genomic window AATCCTCCAATCCCCACATTAGGGGTTTTTCAACTGAGTCATGTATAGGTGAGACGCTGTCCCGGCACTCTTCACTCGAGGATCTCTAGTTCAGCAATCTCGCCTTGTGGTGTCCGCCTCAGCACTCGTACGGATTGGTCAGGCCGGAGCACACCCGGGTCAACCAGAATTCCGGAACGACGTATCGTTGCACCTTCAGCAAGCATGACATGTTCGACTCCATTTGCAGTTTGCAACGCGAGCTGCAATGGCCAGCTTTCCATTACTCGAAGAATCTTGCCTTTCATAACACAGCATCTCCAATAGAATAAGCGGGCAGCGGAAGATGCTGCCCGCCGCTCATAGCCGTGACAGGCAAATCAACTATTTCGCCAAGCCATCATGTTGTTGAAAACCGCCGCAACAATGCGAGTCGAACTATTTGGACAACCGCCATAGGCGTGGATACCCACCGCATGACGCTGACCATTAAGGTAACGCCACGTTGGACTACCGCTTTGTCCGCCGTACGTGTCGAGCATATAGTAGAGTTTGCGAGCGGTCATGTTGGTTATCCTGCCAGCATTGAACCACTGTGTACCGGGTGGTTTGTCACCAGGGTACCCAGAGTTGTTCGCGAGAAGGTTTAGTAGCGAGGCATCCGTCAGTGCTGCGAAGCCGAACCAGCCGACCTGATTCCCGAGCGAAGCACTGGACAAAATGATGCATCCATAATCGTAGTTCGGGTCGGCATTATTCGTCCAACCAGTGACGCTACGGAAAGACGTTCCGATCATCGATCCATACGGCCGCGATGCTCCTCGCATGCCTGGAATGACCTCGATCTGACGTGCCCAACCACCGTTGGCGCTAGAATAGACGCAGTGTCCGGCGGTCATCACTGCTTTAGGGCCAATGAACCAACCTGTGCACCCACCACGCGCGCCGTTTGGAAACGTGATTATTAGTTTGCAGATCCACCGCCATGGGACCACGGTAGTGCTTGTTACCTCGACACGGTCGTCTCGACCACACACACTCTCAAGTGGAGATCCTTCCGGCCTGCACTCACACAGGTCAACCAATTCGTCGGTAAGAATCTCCACTGGCATTCCTTCACCGAGCGCCCGTTGCGGATCAAAGCCTGGCAAGCTTTCAAGTTCCCCGCCCCGTGGCTCTCCGTCAAAACTCTCAGCGACTTGATCAACGGTCACTGCCGCTTCCCCCCCCGCCATGCCTTCGAGGCGTCCCTCGCTACTGACTGGGGCATGCAGAGAACCTGTAGACTCGCCTGAACTGCCGCCACCGCCACATCCACCGGGCTGTGAGTCACCGACATTCCCGGGTCTTTCTGTTCCGGAACTACTCTCATGGTGTTGAGACATGATAACCTCCTTTAACTCGTAATTGGGACCCCCATTGAACCGTGTCGTGCTGGCGGGTCCGATGCCAAGCCGTTCGACTTACTGTTTAGTGTGTGTATGGGTTTCGCTCTTTCCTTTAACACATCCTTTCTTGTCTGGTGCGGGCAATCAATGTGGCCTAACAAAAAAGTCTCACAACAAAGGTGTCCCCTAAACATCTTCGGCAGTAAGGCTGTCTTTCTATTTTCCTGAAATCCCCCTTAGTCCCCCTTTTATAAAGGGGGGATTTAGGAGGATTAAAGACCCCATTACTTTGCGTCCCCTAATCACTCAGGGTTTGCCTTTGTCGTTATGTTTTTTGTTGTATTGCCTTTATTCCTTCATACCTGCTCCGATTTATTCGATAGTAGATATGTGCATCTTTTCCTTTGTGCTCAAGCAGAATGCCTTGCGCTACCAGTTCCGAGAGAGATTCTTTGACCTCACTTGCCTTATGCCTGACCTTTTGCTTCAACAACCACCATTCCGCGACACCCTCCAGCGTGTCCTCTGCATCGGGATATTCGGACAGATAGGCTAGTATCTCCTGCATAATGTATGGCTTTCCCGTCGCACACTTTTCATGCTTGTCCATAATTTATTTGAAGTTGAGATGCTTCCTTACGTTCGCAATGACAAGCCGTCCTTTCGTTTTCTGTAATTACCAACGATCTAATGTTAAAGCAACCGTCGTGCCCTCATGGACAAAATTCATTGCATAAAAAGTCGAACTGCTTTCAAATGCCGATCAATGAAGGGATTGGAGATGTTTTTTGTAAATTTTGAGATCAGACCGAATCTTTGATTTTTCACGTAATTCAAGTATGTACTATGTTCTTCTTGTCTTGGCTATTTCGACGAAAGATCG from Candidatus Brocadia sp. includes these protein-coding regions:
- a CDS encoding serine protease, yielding MPVEILTDELVDLCECRPEGSPLESVCGRDDRVEVTSTTVVPWRWICKLIITFPNGARGGCTGWFIGPKAVMTAGHCVYSSANGGWARQIEVIPGMRGASRPYGSMIGTSFRSVTGWTNNADPNYDYGCIILSSASLGNQVGWFGFAALTDASLLNLLANNSGYPGDKPPGTQWFNAGRITNMTARKLYYMLDTYGGQSGSPTWRYLNGQRHAVGIHAYGGCPNSSTRIVAAVFNNMMAWRNS